From the genome of Brevinema andersonii, one region includes:
- a CDS encoding gamma-glutamylcyclotransferase: MTPGIVQGKLFHIADRGYPALLEGTNDVYGEIMAIQGNYEEILKILDDLECFYGDGIISNEYDRKKVDVLNIDTDQKEQLSVYFLM; encoded by the coding sequence ATAACACCTGGCATCGTTCAAGGTAAATTATTTCATATAGCCGATAGGGGTTATCCTGCCTTGTTAGAAGGCACAAATGATGTTTATGGTGAAATTATGGCTATTCAAGGAAATTATGAAGAAATTTTGAAAATTCTTGATGATCTTGAGTGTTTTTATGGAGATGGGATAATTTCTAACGAATATGATAGAAAGAAAGTAGATGTTTTGAATATCGATACTGATCAAAAAGAACAATTATCTGTATATTTTTTAATGTAA
- the sppA gene encoding signal peptide peptidase SppA → MNRKIAAGLLGLLYILGISAGIAVLVTKKGAADTKKTANLVAFSNIAKKNNIIGVINIDGPIYTSSGRNASPFTPPTGSVFWLSQLAYAETNSHIKAVLLRINSPGGTVGASQELHNAVQRVREAGKPVIVSVADMAASGGYYMAVAAERIFINPGSLTGSIGVIMNGFDATGLLQKIGIKYNAITSGTNKDTGTPYKEMSPEQRELLKSIIMNSYEQFLNAVASGRNRPIEEMRSLADGRIFTGEQAVRLGLADELGDMVKAENYIRQTYSLSSASLEEINPASSFNFHSLISGFLPAAPKLELKLPYNEFNHMPVLYMFQP, encoded by the coding sequence ATGAACAGAAAAATTGCAGCAGGATTATTGGGTCTGTTATACATACTGGGGATCAGTGCCGGTATTGCTGTACTGGTGACTAAAAAGGGTGCAGCGGATACAAAAAAAACTGCTAATTTGGTAGCATTTTCAAATATTGCTAAGAAAAATAACATTATCGGAGTTATAAATATTGATGGTCCTATTTATACTTCGTCTGGCAGAAATGCCAGCCCTTTTACACCACCGACAGGATCAGTTTTTTGGCTGAGTCAGTTGGCTTATGCAGAAACAAACAGCCATATTAAAGCAGTATTACTGCGTATCAACAGTCCTGGAGGTACGGTTGGAGCGTCTCAAGAACTCCATAATGCTGTACAACGTGTCCGTGAAGCCGGAAAGCCTGTTATTGTCAGCGTTGCGGATATGGCTGCGTCCGGTGGATACTATATGGCTGTTGCTGCAGAACGAATTTTTATTAATCCAGGCTCACTTACTGGTAGCATTGGTGTGATTATGAATGGTTTTGATGCAACTGGACTTTTGCAGAAGATTGGGATAAAGTACAACGCGATTACCAGCGGTACCAATAAAGATACTGGTACCCCTTATAAAGAAATGTCTCCCGAACAAAGGGAACTTTTGAAAAGCATCATTATGAATTCCTATGAGCAATTCCTAAATGCAGTGGCTTCTGGACGCAATAGACCTATCGAGGAAATGCGTTCTTTAGCAGACGGCAGAATTTTTACCGGTGAGCAAGCAGTTCGATTAGGACTTGCTGATGAGCTTGGTGATATGGTAAAAGCAGAAAATTATATTCGTCAAACTTACAGTTTATCCTCTGCGTCGTTGGAAGAAATTAATCCTGCTTCATCTTTTAATTTTCACAGCTTGATTTCAGGATTTTTACCTGCAGCTCCTAAATTAGAACTTAAACTTCCTTATAATGAGTTTAATCATATGCCTGTTTTATATATGTTTCAACCCTAG
- the rpsU gene encoding 30S ribosomal protein S21, with protein MLFVEVRDGESIESAIKRFKKEVEKDGILTAEKKHRFYEKPSETRKRKKAVVQRKIEKKVRKMKQMERYT; from the coding sequence ATGTTATTTGTTGAAGTAAGGGATGGAGAATCTATCGAATCTGCTATTAAACGTTTTAAAAAAGAAGTAGAAAAAGATGGAATTTTAACTGCAGAAAAAAAACATCGTTTTTATGAAAAACCATCTGAAACTCGAAAACGAAAAAAAGCTGTTGTACAAAGAAAAATCGAAAAAAAAGTACGTAAGATGAAACAAATGGAACGTTATACTTAA
- a CDS encoding LptF/LptG family permease — MIINFIKHFLYTNFYTVLDRYFYTQLFSNYLIGLSFFSSITMINELYYIMRYYFEQNVPLQQVLSMMGALIPFLVSFSVPFAVLPAYLLLFGKLSQDSEIVSMRACGISHFRIMWPGTVFGIMTMLISYNFKNYVEAPSNAYFLQLKAKILAQKPVVQLLDNVFLNIGDVQISFESNSSVVGGDDILHTVYAVDVKNRRTIRAKQARIYVNPDNPEHYIMRFLEGDMNQLTISNVETFVNPDANTIPEASMEEEIPHTPIIIEAPLDIGKELADPLPERIDGVIQEPLSAKTLETNAPQQTIIQKKEEFYLSSFGAMSMNNYVWLPGDGYFRGPETLSYRELKNSIETLPQNIQHKKEFETAKTNKIVIDKLAFYVRWLPFLFDFYAEDPEDKLQTQRFIAMQKNRIFTEKQNMNSRYLAARAKLPNIDQMRLYEKFMFPVSAFVFAVLCLPLGMFSARSGRGEGLSLSLVVVLIFYGLKSGAENMITRNILTPGTIWMPTVLFGIVALIVYTRKILE, encoded by the coding sequence ATGATTATTAATTTTATTAAGCATTTTTTATATACCAATTTTTATACAGTATTGGATCGATATTTTTATACTCAGTTATTTAGTAATTATTTGATTGGGTTGTCATTTTTTTCTTCGATCACAATGATCAATGAACTTTATTATATTATGCGCTATTATTTCGAACAAAATGTTCCGTTACAACAAGTTTTGAGTATGATGGGTGCATTGATTCCGTTTTTAGTGTCATTTTCTGTACCTTTTGCTGTATTGCCTGCTTATCTTTTGCTTTTCGGTAAGCTGTCCCAAGATAGTGAAATTGTTTCCATGAGGGCTTGTGGCATTTCTCATTTTCGTATTATGTGGCCTGGTACAGTTTTTGGGATAATGACGATGCTGATTTCTTACAACTTCAAAAATTATGTCGAAGCGCCGTCAAATGCATATTTCCTTCAGCTTAAGGCAAAAATTCTTGCACAGAAACCAGTAGTACAACTGTTAGATAATGTTTTTCTTAATATTGGAGATGTTCAGATCAGTTTTGAAAGTAATTCTTCTGTGGTTGGCGGTGATGATATTCTTCATACCGTATATGCTGTGGATGTTAAAAATCGGCGGACGATTCGTGCAAAGCAAGCTCGCATTTATGTTAATCCTGACAATCCTGAGCATTACATTATGCGGTTTTTGGAAGGAGATATGAATCAGTTAACAATTTCTAATGTTGAAACGTTTGTTAATCCTGATGCAAATACCATTCCCGAAGCTTCGATGGAAGAGGAAATTCCACATACTCCAATTATTATCGAAGCTCCACTCGATATAGGGAAAGAACTGGCTGATCCTTTACCAGAACGCATCGATGGAGTAATTCAAGAGCCCCTTAGTGCAAAAACTTTAGAAACCAATGCACCCCAGCAAACTATAATACAAAAAAAAGAAGAATTTTATTTATCATCTTTTGGTGCGATGAGCATGAATAATTATGTTTGGTTGCCGGGTGATGGATATTTTAGGGGTCCGGAAACTCTTTCCTATCGGGAGCTTAAAAATAGTATTGAAACTTTACCGCAAAATATCCAGCATAAAAAAGAATTTGAAACTGCTAAAACTAATAAAATAGTAATTGATAAATTAGCATTTTATGTTCGTTGGCTGCCTTTTTTATTTGATTTTTATGCTGAAGATCCAGAAGATAAACTTCAAACACAGCGTTTTATTGCTATGCAGAAGAATCGTATTTTCACCGAAAAGCAGAATATGAATAGTCGCTATCTTGCTGCACGTGCTAAGCTTCCTAATATTGATCAGATGCGTCTTTATGAAAAATTTATGTTCCCAGTTTCGGCATTTGTTTTTGCGGTGTTATGCTTGCCTTTAGGAATGTTTTCAGCGCGCAGTGGGCGTGGTGAAGGTTTGAGCTTAAGTTTGGTTGTTGTTTTGATTTTTTATGGCCTCAAGTCAGGAGCTGAAAATATGATAACACGAAATATTCTTACTCCGGGCACGATTTGGATGCCGACTGTTTTATTTGGAATTGTTGCTTTAATTGTTTATACAAGGAAAATATTGGAGTAA
- a CDS encoding LptF/LptG family permease, which yields MFIFGKIAHFFSSLFGWIIRKFQESSFTSLKEKIIEILRDVFYFLKYTKDGFISFFNKENFVKNLRTLRWNKLDSYIMTQFFQALIGAVVLFVSIYEMAQIFQDMRGLPDDVNKEMLTLHYWATVPYWTFILQPFGFLFATVFVLSKLAASREMVAMVSSGTSVFRLSFYMILFSTLYYLSIVGFLMNNFILPTYQKSFIYRRVALNQASLGELDWLKNNSNFTIFGADNLLYLGEFYDATQRFIDKATIVQYADPEQVKTTPFLPVDENTEWIFTNKMLWESLKELRVDDRMSFVMRVDAERLYWSEKDHAWAVSNGTIRTISDGGKHFETRKVDYEVLSNLVDPYWFFERNWYPIEAMTIDEGSRHIYKLKQSGRSYHADLTKYYAKDAYPLGLIFVVMVGIGIVNMASKTVSVPINSAISMAIFIVYYLMYTSFLGLAGRGNVTPWVGGFAGSIIFGILAFILYARTTT from the coding sequence GTGTTTATTTTTGGTAAAATTGCTCATTTTTTTTCTTCCCTGTTTGGATGGATCATACGGAAATTTCAGGAAAGTAGTTTTACTTCATTGAAAGAAAAAATTATAGAAATTTTACGTGATGTTTTTTATTTTCTGAAATACACTAAAGATGGATTTATTTCTTTTTTTAATAAAGAAAATTTTGTTAAAAATCTTCGTACCTTGCGTTGGAATAAGCTTGATTCCTATATTATGACTCAGTTCTTTCAAGCACTTATTGGTGCTGTTGTTTTGTTCGTATCAATTTATGAGATGGCTCAGATTTTTCAGGATATGCGCGGGTTGCCTGATGATGTTAACAAAGAAATGCTTACTCTTCACTATTGGGCTACGGTGCCTTATTGGACGTTTATTTTACAGCCATTTGGGTTTTTATTTGCTACTGTTTTTGTGTTGAGCAAGCTGGCAGCCTCTCGTGAAATGGTTGCGATGGTCAGTTCAGGTACTAGTGTATTTCGACTGTCGTTCTATATGATACTGTTTTCTACTTTGTATTATTTGTCGATTGTCGGGTTTTTAATGAACAATTTTATTTTGCCTACCTATCAGAAATCTTTCATTTATAGACGGGTTGCGCTTAACCAAGCGTCGCTTGGGGAGTTGGATTGGTTGAAAAATAATTCTAATTTCACTATTTTTGGCGCGGATAATTTACTTTATCTGGGGGAGTTTTATGATGCTACCCAGCGTTTCATCGATAAAGCTACTATTGTACAATATGCTGATCCTGAGCAGGTGAAAACTACTCCTTTTCTTCCGGTCGATGAAAATACAGAATGGATTTTTACTAATAAAATGTTATGGGAATCGCTAAAAGAACTCCGTGTCGATGACCGTATGAGTTTTGTGATGCGTGTCGATGCCGAACGACTGTATTGGAGCGAAAAGGATCATGCTTGGGCTGTTTCTAATGGGACAATACGAACCATTTCCGATGGAGGTAAGCATTTTGAGACTAGAAAAGTTGATTATGAAGTGCTCAGTAATTTAGTTGATCCTTATTGGTTTTTCGAACGCAATTGGTATCCCATCGAAGCTATGACTATCGATGAAGGGTCGCGTCATATTTACAAATTAAAACAGTCAGGACGTTCTTATCATGCTGATCTCACAAAATATTATGCTAAAGATGCTTATCCTTTGGGGTTGATTTTTGTTGTTATGGTGGGCATTGGAATTGTTAATATGGCTTCTAAAACTGTTTCCGTCCCCATTAACAGTGCAATTAGTATGGCTATTTTTATTGTTTATTATTTGATGTATACATCTTTTTTAGGGCTTGCGGGGCGTGGTAATGTAACCCCCTGGGTTGGAGGTTTTGCTGGTAGTATTATTTTTGGAATTTTAGCATTTATTCTTTATGCACGTACTACTACCTAG
- a CDS encoding bifunctional metallophosphatase/5'-nucleotidase yields the protein MKKVNILILSAAVLGITIFAVHKKSEDSFNLVLFSTTDIHGSLFPYDGIKNEPVDHSLAQVSYLLNDLRKNKKNEVIYLDGGDFYQGDSVIYYFTEMREGPNVGAAVLNYLKLDSMAVGNHDIERGHPVYDKVVKEMEFPFMAANAIDKTTKNPYFPPYTIINRRGVKIAVLGMVTPSLTHSIPEYLWDRIEFEDIVESSEKWIPIIRENENPDLIVGLFHSGLGTEKREYMGENVSLYTALNVDGFDIIFKGHDHLTHLTNVISPSGKPVVVLGGANAVKTASQVQIPIKKVNGKWSLGQAKGSIIAFENKNKPADQQFLTHFKNEFTEATNVLAQPIGTLSQPISSKKSLFGPSEFVDFIHQLQYNIVQKELGMPVDFSIAGPFSLSDISTNVVFRDLFGIYYYDNWPAIVELKGSEIKKMLEYFFHGWFNTMTGPDSYLLDYIFNSKGQMIPDHRGGVYVLKKPFIYFDNLAGLDFTIDLRNNPGDRVTIEKLSNGQLLIITKNIK from the coding sequence GTGAAAAAGGTTAATATATTAATTCTTTCTGCGGCTGTATTGGGAATTACAATATTTGCCGTACATAAAAAATCAGAAGATTCATTTAATTTAGTTTTATTTTCAACAACCGATATTCATGGATCTTTATTTCCTTATGATGGCATAAAGAATGAACCGGTTGATCACTCACTGGCACAAGTTTCCTATCTGTTGAATGATCTTCGAAAGAATAAAAAAAATGAAGTTATCTACTTAGATGGTGGAGATTTCTATCAAGGAGATTCTGTTATTTACTACTTCACTGAAATGCGTGAAGGTCCAAATGTTGGAGCAGCTGTCTTGAACTATTTGAAGCTGGATAGCATGGCAGTTGGAAATCATGATATTGAAAGAGGGCATCCTGTTTATGATAAAGTCGTTAAAGAGATGGAATTTCCTTTTATGGCTGCCAATGCCATTGATAAGACAACAAAAAACCCTTATTTCCCACCCTATACAATAATTAACCGTAGAGGTGTAAAAATAGCGGTATTAGGTATGGTTACTCCTTCGTTGACTCATTCTATTCCTGAATATCTATGGGATCGTATTGAATTTGAAGATATTGTCGAAAGTTCGGAAAAATGGATTCCTATTATCCGTGAAAACGAAAATCCTGACTTAATTGTTGGTTTGTTTCATTCAGGGTTAGGTACCGAAAAACGAGAATATATGGGTGAAAATGTTTCCTTGTATACAGCTTTAAATGTCGACGGTTTTGATATTATTTTTAAAGGCCATGACCATCTTACTCATTTGACTAATGTGATATCTCCTTCTGGAAAACCGGTTGTTGTGCTTGGTGGTGCTAATGCTGTAAAAACGGCATCTCAAGTCCAGATTCCGATAAAAAAAGTGAACGGAAAATGGAGTTTGGGTCAAGCAAAAGGGTCAATTATTGCATTTGAAAACAAAAATAAACCTGCTGATCAACAATTTTTGACTCATTTTAAAAATGAATTTACAGAAGCAACAAATGTTTTAGCGCAACCTATTGGCACTTTATCACAACCTATTTCTTCAAAAAAATCGCTTTTTGGACCCTCTGAATTTGTCGATTTTATACATCAACTGCAATATAATATTGTTCAAAAAGAATTAGGAATGCCTGTTGATTTTTCTATTGCTGGTCCCTTCTCGCTTTCTGATATTTCTACTAATGTTGTTTTTAGAGATTTATTTGGCATCTATTACTATGATAATTGGCCTGCTATTGTCGAACTAAAAGGATCAGAAATTAAAAAAATGTTAGAATATTTTTTTCATGGTTGGTTTAATACAATGACTGGTCCTGATTCATATTTATTGGACTATATCTTTAATTCAAAAGGTCAAATGATTCCTGATCATCGGGGTGGTGTCTATGTTCTTAAAAAACCATTTATTTATTTTGATAATCTTGCAGGATTAGATTTTACGATAGATTTACGCAATAATCCCGGCGACAGAGTAACTATTGAAAAACTTTCTAATGGACAACTTTTGATAATAACAAAAAATATAAAATAA
- the recJ gene encoding single-stranded-DNA-specific exonuclease RecJ, producing the protein MSFFEWNLRRSDVPLRREVRNSFNLPDFILNIVKNRGIASYQAMMEYAYPQAISLPSPFFMGDMDKAICRINEAIEKKEKILIFGDKDADGVTSTAIMHRILSRFGAQVEFRVPEGVDHYGLSREAIIDAYNEGVTLIITVDCGITAVDEAKLAKEQGLDLIITDHHEPLEELPEAVALINPKLNNYPFPFLSGAGVALKTAQALAESRILPDWYDQEYVFFDIETTGLDPENDEITEIAAIIVKNGVEIASFQTLVKITGTISKEISQITNITQEMLDQQGLERDVALQKFLDFIGDKTLAGQNIINFDIKFINAQLKKGLKKTISNHAIDTLNLARSLFKSLKSYKLSDIGEHLGIYTDPNALHRALVDVRLNAEVFRRMTLKRSEPLMQLLCELFPLAAVGTVADIMPLQDENRTIVRVGIENIKQASTGLIALIRRLNILENLDARSIGWTLGPVLNSPGRLGEASLVVSLLITNNINKANELSEQLLLKDNERKNLVSSLEEEIISCINVNEVQNDKHILIISNNIPRGITGLIATRLANQFQVPVIIVARSEDGQAAGSIRATGTFDVVAFLQFLSPMLTQFGGHKAAGGFVLGEEHLSSLKDQIIQYMKTWSSETLRNTIEIDVDLNDFSMLSIKNINYMHSLLNPIGSKNPAPNFLVRDAQLIEAKPIGRNKEHLIFTFLKGKTEFKTIAWSFAERWNQIQHHQIFDIVGIPEINIWNDIEEVRLQLVDISPKGE; encoded by the coding sequence ATGAGTTTTTTTGAATGGAACCTTCGTCGCTCTGACGTTCCTTTACGTCGAGAGGTGAGAAATTCTTTTAATCTTCCAGACTTCATTTTGAACATCGTTAAGAATAGAGGTATTGCTTCATATCAGGCAATGATGGAATACGCTTATCCGCAAGCCATTTCGCTACCCAGTCCGTTTTTTATGGGAGACATGGATAAAGCTATATGCCGTATTAATGAAGCAATAGAAAAAAAAGAAAAAATTCTTATTTTTGGAGATAAAGACGCTGATGGTGTTACGTCTACGGCGATTATGCATAGAATTTTATCGCGATTTGGTGCTCAAGTAGAATTTCGAGTCCCAGAAGGTGTTGATCACTATGGATTATCACGAGAAGCAATAATTGATGCATATAATGAAGGCGTTACGCTTATTATTACCGTCGACTGCGGAATTACCGCAGTCGACGAAGCAAAACTTGCTAAGGAACAGGGTTTAGATTTAATTATCACTGATCATCATGAACCCCTTGAAGAGTTACCTGAAGCTGTTGCACTTATTAATCCCAAGCTTAATAACTATCCTTTTCCTTTTTTATCTGGAGCTGGTGTAGCGCTGAAAACCGCGCAAGCTCTAGCAGAATCACGTATTCTCCCTGATTGGTATGATCAAGAATATGTTTTTTTCGATATAGAAACAACAGGTTTAGATCCGGAAAACGATGAAATCACAGAAATTGCCGCAATTATTGTAAAAAATGGTGTAGAAATTGCCAGTTTTCAGACTTTGGTTAAAATTACTGGCACGATCTCTAAGGAAATTTCGCAAATCACCAATATTACACAGGAAATGCTCGATCAGCAGGGATTAGAAAGAGATGTTGCATTACAAAAATTTTTAGATTTTATCGGTGATAAAACATTAGCCGGACAAAATATTATTAATTTTGATATTAAATTTATTAATGCACAACTCAAAAAAGGGTTAAAAAAAACGATTTCTAATCATGCTATTGATACACTAAATTTAGCACGATCTCTTTTTAAATCTCTCAAATCATATAAATTATCTGACATTGGAGAGCATTTAGGAATTTATACAGATCCTAACGCTTTACATAGAGCATTAGTAGACGTCCGCCTAAACGCTGAAGTTTTTCGACGCATGACTCTTAAACGTTCTGAACCATTGATGCAATTACTATGTGAGTTGTTTCCGTTAGCCGCAGTAGGTACGGTAGCAGACATTATGCCTTTACAGGATGAAAATCGCACTATCGTTCGAGTTGGCATCGAAAATATAAAACAAGCATCAACCGGATTAATTGCACTAATACGAAGACTCAATATCTTAGAAAATCTAGATGCTCGGTCTATTGGCTGGACTTTAGGGCCTGTGCTTAATTCGCCCGGACGTCTTGGAGAAGCTAGTCTTGTTGTTTCATTGCTCATCACAAATAATATAAACAAAGCTAATGAACTTTCCGAACAGTTACTGTTGAAAGATAACGAACGAAAAAATTTAGTATCTTCATTAGAAGAAGAAATAATTTCTTGTATTAATGTCAATGAAGTACAAAATGATAAACATATCCTTATTATTTCAAATAATATTCCTAGAGGAATTACTGGATTAATTGCTACACGGTTAGCTAACCAATTCCAAGTGCCAGTTATTATTGTTGCACGTTCAGAAGACGGACAAGCAGCAGGTTCCATACGAGCAACAGGTACCTTTGATGTTGTTGCTTTTCTTCAATTTTTATCACCTATGCTCACCCAATTCGGTGGACATAAAGCAGCAGGAGGGTTTGTGCTTGGAGAAGAACATTTATCTTCTTTGAAGGACCAAATTATTCAATATATGAAAACATGGTCATCAGAAACTCTGAGGAATACTATTGAAATTGATGTTGATTTAAATGATTTTTCGATGCTAAGCATCAAAAATATCAATTACATGCATTCACTACTTAATCCTATTGGTAGCAAAAATCCAGCACCAAATTTCCTTGTGCGCGATGCCCAACTAATCGAAGCTAAGCCTATAGGTCGCAATAAAGAACATCTTATTTTTACTTTTCTTAAAGGTAAAACAGAATTCAAAACCATAGCTTGGAGTTTTGCTGAACGCTGGAATCAAATACAACATCATCAAATATTTGATATCGTTGGTATTCCTGAAATAAACATATGGAACGATATCGAAGAGGTACGATTACAGCTTGTAGATATATCTCCTAAAGGAGAATAA
- a CDS encoding polyprenyl synthetase family protein: MTWQQFSDNGRPLIKKNIEYQCSSLEQLPVPNARLFAMRLLDYTCKGKLLRANFLRLSALTFCDSASEDTLNMVGGCLELAQSAFLVHDDIIDQDAIRRNAPAMHKLFEEDIKSQTQNYGEAQAICMGDMVLTHLFCFLSEYPELIRLFSKTLTLTALGQAQEIQWGAQNQEISLDQIYQIIKYKTAHYTFVLPFLSGLILSGTASDQKSILLTKLGIIMGYIFQIRDDELNLLAPSELNKSAGSDIIENKKTLCRYELIKEFPEAVDLFGYPEKITEVQKLYKNSRAKKIIQNYILQFVAEAKNIFEYLEIKKEWHPIWEELLNSLYERQL, translated from the coding sequence GAATATCAATGTAGTTCTCTAGAACAACTGCCCGTACCTAATGCTCGGCTATTTGCAATGCGTTTACTAGATTATACCTGCAAAGGAAAATTACTTCGCGCTAATTTTTTACGCCTCAGCGCATTAACGTTTTGTGATTCAGCTTCTGAAGACACTTTAAATATGGTAGGAGGATGCCTTGAATTAGCACAGTCAGCCTTTTTAGTACACGATGATATTATTGATCAGGATGCAATCAGACGAAATGCTCCCGCTATGCACAAACTTTTTGAAGAAGATATCAAGTCACAAACCCAAAATTATGGGGAAGCTCAAGCTATTTGCATGGGAGATATGGTCTTAACACATTTATTTTGTTTTTTATCAGAATATCCAGAATTAATCCGGCTTTTTTCAAAAACACTAACACTAACAGCATTAGGTCAAGCACAGGAAATACAATGGGGGGCACAAAATCAAGAAATTTCGCTAGATCAAATTTACCAAATTATCAAATATAAAACTGCTCATTATACTTTCGTCTTGCCATTTTTATCAGGCCTGATTCTAAGTGGAACTGCTAGTGATCAAAAAAGCATTTTATTAACCAAATTAGGAATAATTATGGGTTATATTTTTCAAATCAGAGATGATGAACTAAATTTGCTAGCTCCTTCAGAATTAAATAAAAGCGCTGGCAGTGATATCATTGAAAATAAAAAAACTTTATGCCGTTATGAGTTAATTAAGGAATTTCCAGAAGCTGTAGATTTATTCGGGTATCCAGAAAAAATTACAGAAGTGCAGAAACTATATAAAAACAGTAGAGCTAAAAAAATAATACAAAATTATATTTTACAATTCGTTGCAGAAGCAAAAAATATATTTGAATATCTAGAAATAAAAAAAGAATGGCATCCTATATGGGAAGAATTATTAAATTCACTATATGAACGCCAATTATAA
- the udk gene encoding uridine kinase, with product MHNIVIGIAGGTASGKTTIAQAIEKAFCKEDVLIIRQDNYYTSQDHLTPEERKLVDFDHPNAFDFDLLYEHIEKLRNGYLIEQPIYDFTTHTRSAKTVVVAPARVIVLEGILVFEDSRLVSLMDVRVFVDTEADLRFIRRLLRDTAERGRTIEQSIAQYLRTARPGHERFVEPAKKKADIIIPYKDHNTVAIEMLIDKIRYIISQNK from the coding sequence GTGCATAATATTGTCATCGGAATTGCGGGCGGTACGGCATCAGGAAAAACAACCATTGCGCAGGCCATTGAAAAAGCATTTTGTAAAGAAGATGTTCTAATCATCAGGCAAGATAATTATTATACATCTCAGGATCATTTGACTCCGGAAGAAAGAAAATTGGTGGATTTCGATCATCCTAATGCTTTCGATTTTGATTTACTATACGAGCATATTGAAAAACTTCGAAATGGCTATTTGATTGAGCAACCTATATATGACTTTACAACGCATACGCGTTCGGCAAAAACAGTAGTTGTAGCTCCTGCGCGTGTGATTGTTCTGGAAGGTATTTTAGTATTTGAGGATTCTCGCCTTGTTAGCCTTATGGATGTCAGGGTTTTTGTTGACACAGAAGCGGATCTTCGTTTTATTAGAAGGCTTTTGCGCGATACAGCCGAACGTGGTCGTACTATTGAACAATCAATTGCACAATATCTCAGAACTGCACGGCCTGGTCATGAACGTTTTGTCGAGCCAGCCAAAAAAAAAGCAGATATCATTATTCCCTACAAAGATCATAATACTGTTGCGATAGAAATGTTAATCGATAAAATCAGGTATATTATTTCTCAAAATAAATAA
- a CDS encoding HIT domain-containing protein — translation MSCIFCRIVKGEVPAEKIFENKKILAFKDINPMAKTHIIVIPKECHSNFHDIQDDLLTQIFQAIRIIVKEQDLIQNGYRLINNTGKYAGQSIFHTHIHILGGEQLTHSFN, via the coding sequence ATGAGTTGTATTTTTTGCCGTATTGTTAAGGGTGAAGTTCCTGCGGAAAAGATATTCGAAAATAAGAAAATACTTGCATTTAAAGATATCAATCCCATGGCAAAGACACATATTATTGTGATTCCAAAAGAATGTCATTCAAATTTTCACGATATACAAGATGACCTTCTTACCCAAATATTTCAAGCAATTCGGATTATTGTTAAAGAACAAGATTTAATTCAAAATGGATATAGGCTTATAAACAATACAGGCAAGTATGCTGGTCAGAGTATATTTCATACTCATATTCACATTTTAGGTGGAGAGCAGCTCACTCACTCATTTAACTAA